In the Malania oleifera isolate guangnan ecotype guangnan chromosome 1, ASM2987363v1, whole genome shotgun sequence genome, one interval contains:
- the LOC131153993 gene encoding uncharacterized protein LOC131153993 produces MGSSGFILICFLHSVVALTCGAMMMFYTKEIWVFGHGSEIASKLLGSTPHDQLLIRTSDSFSGLLLFAIGLFLFMVAFVKDKEFQSFFAKGCVLLHVAMAVWRVSFERKLEDLARDLPRQVAGDIVLALSWVFFLVYSWREKYD; encoded by the coding sequence ATGGGTTCATCTGGTTTCATCTTGATCTGTTTTCTCCATTCTGTGGTAGCTTTAACTTGTGGCGCTATGATGATGTTTTACACCAAAGAGATCTGGGTCTTCGGGCATGGAAGTGAGATTGCCAGTAAGCTTTTGGGGTCAACGCCCCACGATCAGCTCTTGATTCGAACCTCTGATTCTTTCTCCGGGTTGCTTCTGTTTGCCATTGGGCTTTTTCTGTTCATGGTGGCTTTCGTTAAGGACAAAGAGTTTCAGAGTTTCTTTGCTAAGGGATGTGTGCTTCTTCATGTTGCCATGGCCGTGTGGAGAGTTAGCTTTGAGAGGAAGCTTGAAGATCTAGCTCGCGATTTGCCTAGGCAGGTTGCTGGGGATATTGTGCTAGCCCTTTCATGGGTTTTCTTTCTTGTTTATTCATGGAGAGAAAAATATGATTAG